From the Clostridia bacterium genome, one window contains:
- a CDS encoding electron transfer flavoprotein subunit beta/FixA family protein, with amino-acid sequence MNIVVCVKQTFDTEAKIALTSDGKIDSTGVNLIMNPYDEFAVEEALRIKEKVGGEVTLVSLGSKQTVDTIRQGLAMGADKAVLINDPAMEGADSHGVAAALAAAIKQLNPDLILCGWVAIDDGASQVAGRVAEILDLPWVNVVTKIEIADNKVVAHREAEGQTEVIEVALPAVITAQKGLNEPRYPSLKGIMQAKKKELKELTLADIGLDAASVGAQASQVKILSYSLPEARKAGKKLEGDPADTAKELVRLLREEAKVI; translated from the coding sequence ATGAACATCGTTGTATGCGTCAAACAGACCTTTGATACCGAGGCCAAGATTGCCTTAACCAGCGATGGCAAAATTGACAGCACTGGCGTCAATTTGATTATGAATCCTTATGATGAGTTCGCGGTGGAAGAAGCCCTGCGTATTAAGGAGAAAGTCGGAGGGGAAGTAACCTTAGTCAGCTTGGGCTCCAAGCAGACGGTTGATACTATTCGCCAGGGTCTAGCTATGGGGGCCGACAAAGCTGTCCTGATCAATGATCCAGCCATGGAAGGCGCCGATTCCCATGGTGTTGCCGCTGCCCTAGCTGCTGCCATCAAGCAGCTTAATCCTGATCTAATTCTCTGCGGGTGGGTTGCCATCGATGACGGCGCTTCCCAGGTAGCGGGCCGAGTGGCGGAAATTCTTGATCTGCCTTGGGTGAATGTGGTCACCAAGATCGAAATCGCTGATAACAAAGTGGTAGCCCACCGTGAAGCCGAGGGGCAGACCGAAGTCATCGAGGTTGCCCTTCCAGCGGTTATCACTGCCCAAAAGGGTCTGAATGAGCCTCGTTACCCATCCTTGAAAGGGATCATGCAGGCCAAGAAGAAGGAACTCAAGGAGCTTACTTTGGCCGATATCGGTTTAGATGCTGCTAGCGTTGGAGCCCAGGCTAGCCAGGTCAAGATTCTCAGCTACAGCCTGCCCGAAGCTCGGAAGGCGGGTAAGAAGTTGGAGGGCGATCCAGCGGATACGGCTAAGGAGCTAGTACGGCTATTGCGGGAGGAAGCCAAGGTTATCTAA
- a CDS encoding electron transfer flavoprotein subunit alpha/FixB family protein: MAKGIWVFAEQKEGELRKVARELLYNCRKFADQMGEEVAAVILGEGISGLAQAVADYGVDKVYVADDSRLKDYTTDAYVAVLADLIKANQPAAIFFGNTGIGKDLAPRLAERVGSGLMTDCTAVEIQDGNFVFTRPIYAGKAFTKVTCPEARPVMVTMRPNVLGAGDPAGSKNPETVKVDVQLDSSSLRQLVKEVVKKASGRVELTEADIIVSGGRGMKGPENFKILEELADVLGAAVGASRAAVDAGWRPHDDQVGQTGKTVSPTLYIACGISGAIQHLAGMGSSKFIVAINKDPEANIFNVADYGIVDDLFKVVPLLTEEFKKALAE, encoded by the coding sequence ATGGCAAAGGGGATTTGGGTCTTTGCAGAGCAAAAAGAGGGCGAGCTGCGCAAGGTGGCGCGCGAGCTCTTGTATAACTGCCGCAAGTTTGCGGATCAGATGGGTGAAGAAGTTGCGGCAGTAATTCTAGGGGAAGGAATTTCTGGGTTGGCCCAAGCGGTGGCCGATTATGGAGTGGACAAGGTATACGTCGCCGACGATTCCCGCCTTAAAGACTATACAACCGATGCTTATGTCGCCGTGTTAGCAGACTTGATCAAGGCCAACCAACCGGCAGCCATCTTCTTTGGCAATACCGGCATTGGCAAGGATCTCGCTCCTCGGTTGGCCGAAAGGGTCGGCAGCGGGCTGATGACCGACTGCACGGCGGTAGAAATTCAGGACGGCAACTTCGTATTTACCCGGCCCATCTATGCAGGAAAAGCGTTTACAAAAGTTACCTGCCCAGAGGCACGGCCGGTCATGGTAACTATGCGTCCTAACGTGCTGGGCGCCGGGGACCCAGCCGGATCAAAGAACCCTGAGACGGTCAAGGTTGATGTCCAGCTGGATAGCAGCTCGCTGCGCCAGTTGGTGAAAGAGGTCGTTAAGAAGGCCTCTGGCCGGGTGGAGCTCACCGAGGCCGATATTATTGTCTCCGGTGGACGGGGAATGAAGGGCCCGGAGAACTTTAAGATCTTGGAAGAGCTAGCAGATGTCTTAGGGGCAGCCGTGGGTGCGTCTCGCGCAGCGGTTGACGCCGGTTGGCGTCCCCACGATGACCAAGTGGGCCAAACTGGGAAGACGGTTTCTCCCACCCTCTATATTGCCTGCGGTATTTCTGGGGCTATACAGCACCTGGCCGGGATGGGATCGTCCAAATTCATTGTAGCCATCAATAAGGATCCCGAGGCAAATATCTTTAATGTGGCTGACTACGGGATCGTTGATGATTTGTTTAAAGTAGTTCCCTTGCTGACTGAGGAGTTCAAGAAAGCATTAGCAGAGTAA